The proteins below come from a single Streptomyces sp. B3I8 genomic window:
- a CDS encoding gamma-glutamylcyclotransferase: MSLYAAYAGNLDARLMTRRAPHSPLRATGWLNDWRLTFGGEQMSWEGALATIVEAPGSQVFVALYDITPMDEDSLDRWEGVGMDIYRRVKVRVHTLDGEESAWAYVLNAYEGGLPSARYLGEVADAAESAGAPHDYVMELRKRPC; the protein is encoded by the coding sequence ATGTCGCTCTACGCCGCGTACGCCGGCAACCTCGACGCGCGGCTCATGACCCGCCGCGCCCCGCACTCGCCGCTGCGCGCCACGGGCTGGCTGAACGACTGGCGGCTCACATTCGGGGGCGAGCAGATGAGCTGGGAGGGCGCGCTGGCGACGATCGTGGAGGCGCCCGGCTCCCAGGTGTTCGTCGCGCTGTACGACATCACCCCCATGGACGAGGACTCCCTGGACCGCTGGGAGGGTGTCGGCATGGACATATACCGCCGCGTGAAGGTGCGGGTGCACACGCTGGACGGCGAGGAGTCCGCCTGGGCGTACGTCCTCAACGCGTACGAGGGCGGGCTGCCGTCCGCCCGCTATCTGGGCGAGGTGGCCGACGCGGCGGAGTCGGCGGGCGCCCCGCACGACTACGTCATGGAGCTGCGCAAGCGCCCCTGCTGA
- a CDS encoding DeoR/GlpR family DNA-binding transcription regulator, translating to MFAAERRQLILEMVRANGAVSLRELARVVQTSEVTVRRDVRALEAEGLLDRRHGGAVLPGGFTRESGFPQKSHLATAEKTAIADLAASLVEEGEAIVVGAGTTTQELARRLARVPGLTVVTNSLLVAQALAHANRVEVVMTGGTLRGSNYALVGSGAEQSLQGLRVSRAFLSGAGLTAERGLSTSNMLSASVDRALVQAAAEVVVLADHTKLGTDTMFQTVPTDLITRLVTDEPPAHDDRAGGELQALADQGVQIALAGAGGGETGPGGRQARRDVGLPGPRRQGPSGPQLRSAPVLGESPGGDRPARVADLRRR from the coding sequence GTGTTCGCTGCAGAACGTCGCCAATTGATCCTCGAAATGGTGCGCGCGAACGGGGCCGTGTCGCTCCGTGAGCTCGCCCGCGTCGTCCAGACCTCCGAAGTGACCGTACGGCGGGACGTGCGCGCACTGGAGGCAGAAGGACTCCTCGACCGCCGGCACGGCGGTGCGGTACTGCCGGGCGGGTTCACGCGGGAGTCCGGCTTTCCGCAGAAATCACATCTCGCGACCGCCGAGAAGACGGCCATCGCCGATCTCGCCGCGAGCCTCGTCGAAGAGGGCGAGGCGATCGTGGTCGGTGCGGGCACCACCACGCAGGAACTGGCCCGCCGGCTCGCCCGGGTGCCGGGGCTGACGGTCGTCACCAACTCGTTGCTGGTGGCGCAGGCCCTCGCCCACGCCAACCGGGTGGAGGTCGTGATGACCGGCGGCACCCTGCGCGGCTCCAACTACGCGCTGGTCGGGTCGGGGGCGGAACAGTCCCTCCAGGGGCTGCGGGTCTCCCGGGCGTTCCTCTCCGGCGCCGGACTCACCGCCGAACGGGGGCTCTCCACGTCCAACATGCTCTCCGCGTCGGTCGACCGGGCGCTGGTGCAGGCGGCGGCGGAGGTCGTGGTCCTCGCGGACCACACGAAGCTCGGGACGGACACGATGTTCCAGACCGTGCCGACGGATCTCATCACCCGACTCGTCACCGACGAGCCGCCCGCGCACGACGACCGTGCGGGCGGGGAACTGCAGGCGCTGGCCGACCAGGGCGTGCAGATCGCGCTGGCCGGGGCGGGGGGCGGTGAGACGGGACCCGGCGGCCGGCAGGCGCGTCGGGACGTCGGGCTGCCGGGACCCCGACGGCAGGGGCCGTCGGGGCCGCAACTGCGCAGCGCCCCTGTCCTGGGCGAGTCCCCGGGCGGCGACCGCCCGGCCAGAGTGGCCGACCTCCGCCGCCGGTAG
- a CDS encoding NAD(P)H-quinone dehydrogenase has protein sequence MGYVTRIVIIGGGPGGYEAALVAAQLGAEVTVVDCDGLGGASVLTDCVPSKTLIATAEVMTTFDSSYEELGIIVADDTPPLEQAARVVGVDLGKVNRRVKRLALAQSHDITASVTRAGARVVRGRGRLEGMQAVDGSRTVVVRAADGSEERLTADAVLIATGGHPRELPDAQPDGERILNWTQVYDLDELPEELIVVGSGVTGAEFAGAYQALGSKVTLVSSRDRVLPGEDPDAAAVLEDVFRRRGMNVMARSRAESAKRVGGRVEVTLADGRVITGSHCLMAVGAVPNSAGMGLEEAGVQLRESGHIRTDRVSRTTAPGVYAAGDVTGVFALASVAAMQGRIAMYHFLGDAVAPLDLKTVSSNVFTDPEIATVGYSQADVDAGRIDARVVKLPLLRNPRAKMQGIRDGFVKILCRPGTEIVVGGVVVAPRASELIHPISIAVDNNLTVEQIANAFTVYPSLSGSIAEVARQLHTRKATGGA, from the coding sequence ATGGGATACGTGACTCGGATCGTGATCATTGGCGGCGGACCCGGCGGATACGAAGCGGCGCTGGTGGCCGCGCAGCTCGGCGCGGAGGTGACCGTCGTCGACTGCGACGGCCTGGGCGGCGCGTCGGTACTGACCGACTGCGTGCCGTCCAAGACCCTCATCGCGACCGCGGAGGTGATGACCACGTTCGACTCCTCCTACGAGGAGCTCGGCATCATCGTCGCCGACGACACCCCGCCGCTGGAGCAGGCGGCCCGGGTGGTCGGGGTCGACCTGGGCAAGGTCAACCGCCGGGTCAAGCGGCTCGCGCTGGCCCAGTCGCACGACATCACCGCCTCCGTGACGCGCGCCGGTGCCCGTGTCGTGCGCGGGCGCGGCCGGCTGGAGGGCATGCAGGCCGTCGACGGCTCGCGCACGGTCGTCGTACGGGCCGCCGACGGCAGCGAGGAGCGGCTCACCGCCGACGCCGTGCTCATCGCCACCGGCGGTCACCCGCGCGAGCTGCCCGACGCGCAGCCCGACGGCGAGCGCATCCTGAACTGGACCCAGGTCTACGACCTCGACGAGCTGCCCGAGGAGCTCATCGTGGTCGGCTCCGGTGTCACCGGCGCCGAGTTCGCGGGCGCCTACCAGGCGCTCGGCTCCAAGGTCACCCTCGTCTCCTCGCGCGACCGGGTACTGCCCGGCGAGGACCCGGACGCCGCCGCCGTCCTGGAGGACGTCTTCCGCCGCCGCGGCATGAACGTCATGGCCCGCTCCCGCGCCGAGTCCGCCAAGCGGGTCGGCGGCCGGGTCGAGGTCACCCTCGCGGACGGCCGGGTCATCACCGGCTCGCACTGCCTGATGGCCGTCGGCGCCGTTCCGAACAGCGCGGGCATGGGTCTGGAGGAGGCCGGCGTCCAGCTCCGCGAGTCCGGGCACATCCGCACCGACCGGGTCTCCCGTACGACGGCGCCGGGCGTGTACGCGGCCGGCGACGTCACCGGCGTCTTCGCGCTCGCCTCCGTGGCGGCCATGCAGGGCCGCATCGCGATGTACCACTTCCTCGGCGACGCGGTCGCCCCCCTCGACCTGAAGACCGTCTCCTCCAACGTCTTCACCGACCCCGAGATCGCCACCGTCGGCTACTCGCAGGCCGACGTCGACGCCGGAAGGATCGACGCCCGCGTCGTCAAGCTGCCGCTGCTGCGCAACCCGCGCGCCAAGATGCAGGGCATCCGGGACGGCTTCGTCAAGATCCTCTGCCGTCCGGGCACCGAGATCGTGGTCGGCGGTGTCGTGGTGGCCCCGCGCGCCTCGGAACTCATCCACCCCATCTCGATCGCGGTCGACAACAACCTGACGGTCGAACAGATCGCGAACGCGTTCACCGTGTACCCGTCCCTGTCGGGATCGATCGCCGAGGTCGCCCGTCAGCTCCACACCCGCAAGGCGACGGGCGGCGCCTGA